One window from the genome of Variovorax sp. PAMC26660 encodes:
- a CDS encoding hemagglutinin repeat-containing protein, with protein sequence MNRHLHRVVFNAARGMRMVVQETASSTGKGASKATKLVVAGTLAGSAALAPMLLGAALAGILASAPVHAQIVGAPNVSPSLRPTVLVAPNGVPLINIATPSAAGVSRNVYNQFNVAPNGAILNNSRSNVQTQLGGYVQGNPFLATGPARIILNEVNGGSPSQLRGYIEVGGQRAEVVIANPAGISVDGGGFINASRATLTTGTPQFSPSGSLDSFLVRGGTVTIDGAGLDARTTDYAAILARAVQTNAGIWASELKVVTGANQISADHTQITPTAGTGAAPTFALDVAALGGMYSGKIVLVGTEAGLGMRNAGAIQSAPSSPAMAGAGQLVVTSAGRLENIGTIQATADANIAASGVANSGRISSGGNLKIATQDTLANSANGTGGVLEAARLELSSAAGNIDNRNGGTLRQSSSAALSISAATVSNTAAGVIGPEPVSDTPAQPSGGTNPGTPGNSGTGTTTASGAPATTGSTGPGATITPAPYVPPSPGSITAAGAVLNGGSHIFASGPITLQTANLVNNGGTLSVASMTLNQPSFQNVGGKLNVSGAFTANLGTFNNSTGTLRAGSLDITTTGDLNNQDGVLTSDANANLTVGGFANNTRGKISATGALTTNVVGAIQNTSGTLVSNQNLSVSGQSLDNSQGHVQSASGNVQATIDQQLLNTNGQIAGGANVTIQTGSLDGTKGTLQSTGDLNVTAAQGLTATGTNVAGGKATLQGASVDISGSQTAGTNIGLEATQGNVTTSGATVVAPGTFAITANAQPGQTLVNNAGTLNAGQQQINASNIANTNGGQIVQTGVGATTLVASGSIDNSGGRIASNSQDLSLQATSIVNTAGKIEHAGTGTLNIAGGSYSGANGTITGNGALAVNVTGAFNQDGGTTTAQQITVDTGSLSNRGGQIIQSGTGATRIAATGAIDSSSGLIATNGQNLTLKAASITSASGKIEHAGTGTLNIAGGSYSGANGEITSNGALVGNVTGAFNQDGGKTSAQQITLAAGALSNQGGSIVQVGTGATTLTVGGVLNDNQGVIASNGTITVTAGSMTNQGGKLQAAGTSDLNLAVTNQLDNSAAGKILAGGNVTVAAGSLNDNAGSITAVGNLNATVSGAVTNQGGTLAANGNTILAAASLDNSGGTTAAVTGDLTVTTSGATTNNAGTLQAGGITTLSNGGLSNLGGKVFGNALAIEAHGNAVNNSAKGTLAATTTVDLKSGALQNDTGLVQSGGAMTINTNGQGLTNTNAAGYSNGQGGITSAGTLTLKTGATNNNAGFIGAKGDLNASTGQLTNANGGTVLGQANVAINTNGATYDNRGGQTLAAGDLTINAGGGTIDNTSSLLRSSGTTTLNAAAVTNATTTGTNQGIEGTHVAINTGTLGSQTGAVRAAQNLTVTSGGTIDNSAGGLLSAGDTLKVIDPNAANPSTKTLNVINTNGTLVGTKSVQLDAATFSGDGQLVSGKDLSVALTQDIVNNADVIANGNLSYGTTGHLTNNGKLIAGNTLTVSGNLVDNTANAEMSGTNTTLNLGTLNNRGLIDSADRTRINAGAVNNVGTGRIYGNQIAIATGSLTNDTETANGTTKAGTIASRGNLDIGASTITNREHALIFSSENMAIGGSLDASGKATGQGGTLNNLSATIESLGNMSISMGQTNNWDTHVQLGPQTTTTKQAISVAPVGGGGFYTMDQVIVVPGQPFVWARNPDGGKGALLYSNGYGIWNTTFTTTADTAINADPATISSGGDMTLVGAVSNRDSRIIAGGTLTASNVTNTALQGSYSTSSVAVVTSDTGQIQPLVIGPSSSGMMDVGAYQKVDHVNATNNYNSGAAATGATNASGGGASGASGGSRTGTIVEVAANVGGVAGTGGTGASGANGTTAGAAGNASGATGQTIPMVVRTSTPSLAVPQASLFSTRPDPSSHFLIETDPRFANYRNWLSSDYLLNSLGLDPNNILKRLGDGFYEQKLIREQVAQLTGYRYLDGFNDDGQQYAALMNSGATFAKQYGLTPGIALSATQMAQLTSDIVWLVEQTVTLPNGTTQRVLVPQLYVRVRPGDIDGSGAILSADATVIKSSGDLVNTGTIAGRSLVKIDAENVNNLAGGRIAGGSVGINARNDINNIGASITADDAAILTAGRDINVRTTTASGAAGNRNIDRVAGVYVSNPAGVLIASAGRDVNLIGAALISGGAVSVGAARNVNLSTVTESSTASALGQNIAGIASQSRDVGSIIQGQEDVRLAAGNDLNIRASAVQSLNGALVATAKNDINVTSGVATSNVATATVHSSSTLFTKKSSSAFDSSNTTDVLSSSLSGKSMALVAGNDINLQAAQLRSDNAMSLAAGHDINLTTANKTDQELHASQTKSSATGLGNAIGMSMGPDQPTGAAMMGAKSGTQASASFTTEAVGTSISAGSLQTVSGRDTTLQGATVVADNDITMIAGRNLTIESAQNTSVSSSYNGSSKSGMVGTWYNPAVGNIKGSQANATATTTQQASQVASLSGNVSMVAGDTYRQTASSVMASGQAGPLAGGDVNILAKNVVINAADNTSLSVTLDKSSSSILGGSANFAGVSTNNVQGAVNTVRAMGDTGGDGRMQALGALNLAMSGKQAYNAAQAIGGSGQLSYGVSVNVSRNTSQSTSFTSSTEAVGSGIVGANNVNIVATGGGKGSNIDVVGSTIAAGNTVNMAADNNVTLEASANTSVTTGQNSSHGSNVGVTFGGGAQNGFSIQLGVSNGKGSNNQNDVSYNATQVSGGKAVNISSGGDLTLKGATVQADRVAADVGGNLNIESLQDVSVGKSRQSSSGFNVSLCIPPICYGIVATASASAAGAKADGVFVSPAVQSGIKAGDGGFNVKVAGNTDLKGAVIESTQAAIDAGKNSFATGGTLTMSDLKNVSQSSGDSYSVSGGIGIGYTTAPTAGTATTPAQGMGAAWSGPNNVPSGSAGVGSYSGSNQSSVTKSGISGIAGDQSVRTGDNSSAGTLVKDWNTKEIIKNVQAQSYLTEQFNGSAAKAVGEFANGETRKYEDASRLADAAERVLGDPNLTPEQRRQAEDARDDAFRVMAREQTTYDQWKEGGLGRVAAHMIVGALGGGANGALGASSAALAAPLIDEFTASLPDGVKNAVGAAIAAGIGAAAGGRAGAVAGYSEDANNRQLAQAERDWLAANRMRVANEARARAPGAFALLSDEQIAGLVDKFALLNLDDATTQMLVQQYGKTAIAAMGAIRVSLLSDTQGMVITDKNGITLQMFTNTAVTRGGLTPQPNYYYDSSMYSESLPTTASAIAEFVSRYGYPPPLNKNQIAALDDDAKSALGVAAGNQLLASSGNIAITILNIVEIFGGSGIGKGLNLNGVPIGRGEPAVAPIDPVKIINESLGKTPSILGADVPPAGTTLNQGARIALYYKSLEGAPAATNAKEAFNLIANTLNAVENAYSGVPAEANPGLAYKGRMYPPRPDYTTTNPDGSLTATTKGNKIDMAVDGTITIYKLNADRTVGPVVLVKPGAK encoded by the coding sequence ATGAATCGCCATTTGCACCGTGTTGTCTTCAATGCCGCCAGGGGCATGCGCATGGTGGTTCAGGAGACCGCTTCCAGTACGGGCAAGGGCGCCAGCAAGGCGACCAAGTTGGTCGTCGCCGGCACGCTTGCTGGTTCCGCGGCCTTGGCGCCGATGCTGTTGGGCGCCGCACTTGCTGGTATCTTGGCTTCAGCACCCGTGCATGCACAGATCGTTGGAGCGCCCAACGTATCCCCCAGTCTGCGTCCGACTGTGCTGGTGGCCCCCAACGGCGTCCCTCTGATCAATATCGCGACCCCGAGCGCGGCGGGTGTCTCTCGCAACGTCTACAACCAGTTCAACGTCGCTCCCAACGGCGCGATCCTGAACAACAGCCGGTCGAACGTCCAGACGCAATTGGGCGGGTACGTGCAGGGCAATCCGTTTCTGGCCACGGGGCCGGCGCGCATCATCCTGAATGAAGTCAACGGCGGCTCGCCGAGCCAGCTTCGCGGTTACATCGAAGTGGGCGGCCAGCGCGCGGAAGTGGTCATCGCCAATCCGGCCGGTATCAGCGTCGACGGCGGCGGCTTCATCAACGCGAGCCGTGCCACGCTGACCACTGGCACACCGCAGTTCAGCCCATCGGGAAGTCTTGACAGCTTCCTCGTGCGCGGCGGTACCGTCACCATCGACGGCGCGGGCTTGGATGCTCGCACGACCGACTACGCGGCAATTCTTGCGCGTGCCGTGCAGACCAACGCCGGCATCTGGGCCAGTGAGCTCAAGGTGGTCACGGGCGCGAACCAGATCAGTGCCGACCACACGCAGATCACACCGACAGCGGGCACGGGTGCTGCCCCGACCTTCGCCCTGGATGTCGCTGCCCTTGGCGGTATGTATTCTGGAAAGATCGTGCTCGTGGGCACGGAAGCAGGCCTGGGCATGCGCAATGCCGGCGCCATCCAATCCGCGCCAAGCTCTCCTGCGATGGCGGGCGCAGGTCAACTCGTGGTCACCAGCGCAGGCCGCCTCGAAAACATCGGCACGATCCAGGCCACGGCCGACGCGAACATCGCGGCATCGGGCGTTGCCAACAGCGGGCGCATCAGCAGCGGCGGCAACCTCAAAATCGCCACGCAGGACACGCTGGCCAACTCCGCCAACGGCACGGGTGGTGTGCTGGAAGCGGCGCGCCTTGAACTGTCCAGTGCGGCAGGCAACATCGACAACCGCAACGGCGGCACGCTCCGCCAGAGCAGCAGCGCCGCGCTGAGCATCTCCGCTGCGACCGTAAGCAATACCGCAGCCGGCGTGATTGGGCCTGAGCCTGTGTCCGACACACCCGCGCAGCCCAGTGGCGGCACGAACCCTGGCACACCAGGCAACTCAGGCACCGGCACCACCACGGCCTCAGGCGCACCCGCAACGACGGGCAGCACCGGCCCCGGCGCAACCATCACCCCAGCGCCGTATGTCCCGCCATCGCCCGGCTCCATCACGGCGGCGGGCGCGGTCCTCAACGGCGGCAGCCACATCTTCGCGAGCGGTCCGATCACGCTACAGACCGCGAACCTCGTGAACAACGGGGGCACGCTGTCGGTTGCGAGCATGACGCTCAATCAGCCGAGCTTCCAGAATGTCGGGGGCAAGCTGAACGTTTCGGGCGCATTCACCGCCAACCTGGGCACCTTCAATAACTCGACAGGCACTTTGCGCGCCGGCAGTCTCGACATCACAACCACGGGTGACCTGAACAACCAGGACGGTGTGTTGACCAGCGACGCCAACGCGAACCTCACTGTTGGTGGCTTTGCCAACAACACCCGAGGAAAAATCTCGGCCACAGGCGCGCTGACCACCAACGTCGTCGGCGCGATCCAGAACACATCGGGGACTCTGGTCTCGAACCAAAACCTCAGCGTCAGCGGCCAGTCCCTCGACAACAGCCAAGGCCATGTGCAATCGGCCAGTGGCAACGTCCAAGCCACCATTGACCAGCAGCTTCTCAACACCAACGGCCAAATCGCGGGTGGCGCCAACGTCACGATCCAGACTGGCAGTCTTGATGGCACCAAGGGCACCCTGCAAAGCACCGGTGACCTGAACGTCACGGCTGCTCAAGGACTGACCGCCACGGGCACCAACGTCGCCGGTGGCAAAGCCACGCTGCAAGGCGCATCCGTCGACATCTCCGGGAGCCAGACAGCAGGTACCAACATCGGCCTCGAAGCCACCCAAGGCAACGTGACCACCAGCGGTGCCACTGTTGTCGCGCCGGGCACGTTCGCCATCACGGCCAATGCGCAGCCCGGCCAGACCTTGGTGAACAACGCCGGCACCCTGAATGCGGGCCAACAGCAAATCAACGCCTCGAACATCGCGAACACCAACGGCGGCCAGATCGTGCAGACAGGTGTGGGGGCTACCACCTTGGTGGCCAGCGGCAGCATCGACAACTCCGGCGGCCGCATTGCCAGCAACAGCCAGGACCTGAGCCTGCAAGCAACAAGCATCGTCAACACAGCGGGCAAGATCGAACATGCCGGTACCGGCACGCTGAATATCGCCGGCGGCAGCTACAGCGGTGCGAACGGCACCATCACCGGCAACGGTGCGCTGGCTGTCAATGTCACAGGCGCATTCAACCAGGATGGCGGCACGACCACCGCGCAGCAGATCACCGTGGACACGGGCTCGCTGAGCAACCGGGGCGGTCAGATCATCCAGAGCGGCACGGGTGCCACGCGCATCGCGGCGACCGGCGCAATCGACAGCAGTTCAGGTCTCATCGCCACCAATGGCCAGAATCTGACCCTCAAGGCCGCGTCCATCACGAGCGCCAGCGGCAAGATTGAACACGCCGGCACTGGCACCCTGAACATTGCAGGAGGCAGCTATAGCGGTGCCAATGGCGAGATCACCAGCAACGGTGCGCTGGTCGGCAATGTCACAGGTGCGTTCAACCAGGATGGCGGCAAGACCTCGGCGCAGCAGATCACCCTGGCAGCAGGGGCACTGAGCAACCAGGGCGGCAGCATCGTTCAGGTGGGTACCGGCGCCACCACCTTGACCGTTGGCGGTGTCCTCAACGACAACCAGGGCGTCATCGCGAGCAACGGCACGATCACCGTCACCGCAGGCTCGATGACCAATCAGGGCGGCAAGCTGCAAGCAGCCGGCACCTCCGACCTGAACCTTGCCGTCACCAACCAACTCGACAACTCCGCGGCCGGCAAGATCCTCGCGGGCGGCAACGTCACCGTGGCGGCCGGTAGCCTGAACGACAACGCGGGCAGCATCACCGCTGTCGGCAATCTCAATGCAACCGTCTCCGGCGCGGTAACGAACCAGGGCGGCACCCTGGCCGCCAACGGCAACACGATCCTGGCCGCAGCGAGTCTGGACAACAGCGGTGGGACCACCGCCGCCGTCACCGGCGACTTGACCGTGACGACCTCGGGAGCCACTACCAACAATGCGGGAACCCTGCAAGCAGGGGGTATCACCACATTGAGCAACGGCGGCTTGAGCAACCTTGGCGGCAAAGTCTTCGGCAATGCCCTGGCGATAGAGGCGCACGGGAACGCCGTGAACAACAGCGCCAAGGGCACCTTGGCCGCGACCACCACCGTCGATCTGAAATCGGGCGCTCTGCAGAACGACACCGGCCTTGTGCAATCCGGTGGCGCGATGACCATCAATACCAATGGTCAAGGCCTGACGAATACGAACGCTGCCGGCTACAGCAACGGCCAGGGCGGCATCACCAGTGCCGGCACCTTGACGCTCAAAACGGGGGCAACGAACAACAACGCCGGCTTCATCGGCGCCAAGGGCGACCTCAATGCCTCCACTGGTCAGCTCACGAACGCCAACGGTGGCACCGTGCTGGGCCAAGCCAACGTCGCCATCAATACGAACGGCGCGACTTACGACAACCGAGGCGGCCAGACGCTGGCGGCTGGCGATCTGACGATCAATGCTGGTGGCGGCACCATTGACAACACATCCAGCCTGTTGCGCTCCAGCGGCACGACGACGTTGAATGCCGCAGCGGTCACCAATGCCACCACCACCGGCACCAATCAGGGCATAGAGGGCACCCACGTCGCGATCAATACCGGGACCCTGGGGAGTCAAACTGGGGCGGTGCGCGCCGCTCAGAACCTCACGGTGACCAGCGGCGGCACCATCGACAACTCGGCGGGCGGTCTGCTCTCGGCCGGCGACACCCTCAAGGTCATCGACCCGAACGCCGCCAACCCCAGCACTAAGACCCTCAACGTCATCAACACCAACGGCACACTGGTGGGGACCAAGAGCGTCCAGCTCGACGCAGCGACCTTCAGCGGAGACGGCCAACTCGTCTCCGGCAAGGATCTGTCCGTCGCGCTGACCCAAGACATCGTCAACAACGCCGATGTCATTGCCAACGGCAATCTCAGCTACGGCACCACGGGTCATCTGACCAACAACGGCAAGCTCATCGCGGGCAACACCCTCACGGTGAGCGGCAATCTGGTGGACAACACCGCCAACGCCGAGATGTCGGGCACCAACACCACGTTGAACCTCGGGACCCTGAACAATCGCGGTCTCATCGACAGCGCCGACAGGACCCGCATCAACGCTGGTGCCGTGAACAACGTGGGCACTGGGCGCATCTACGGCAACCAGATCGCCATTGCCACGGGCTCTCTGACCAACGATACCGAGACGGCAAACGGCACCACCAAGGCCGGCACCATCGCCTCGCGCGGCAACCTGGACATTGGTGCATCGACCATCACCAATCGCGAGCATGCGCTGATCTTCAGTAGTGAAAATATGGCCATCGGTGGGAGCCTGGATGCCTCCGGCAAAGCCACAGGGCAGGGCGGGACGCTCAACAACCTGAGCGCCACCATCGAATCGCTGGGCAATATGTCGATCTCGATGGGGCAGACCAACAACTGGGATACGCATGTCCAGTTGGGGCCGCAGACCACGACGACCAAGCAGGCCATCAGCGTCGCACCGGTCGGCGGTGGCGGCTTCTACACGATGGACCAGGTCATCGTTGTTCCTGGTCAGCCTTTCGTGTGGGCACGCAACCCCGACGGCGGCAAGGGCGCCCTGCTGTACAGCAACGGCTACGGCATCTGGAACACCACCTTCACGACGACCGCCGATACCGCGATCAACGCCGACCCGGCAACCATCTCCTCGGGTGGCGATATGACGCTCGTCGGCGCTGTCTCCAATCGGGACAGTCGCATCATCGCGGGCGGAACGCTGACGGCCTCGAATGTCACGAACACGGCGCTGCAAGGAAGTTACAGCACGAGCAGCGTGGCCGTCGTGACCAGCGACACGGGCCAGATTCAGCCGTTGGTCATTGGGCCGTCGTCGAGTGGGATGATGGATGTGGGGGCTTATCAAAAAGTCGACCACGTCAATGCCACGAACAACTACAACTCGGGCGCTGCTGCCACGGGCGCAACCAATGCCAGCGGTGGAGGCGCCAGCGGCGCGAGCGGCGGCTCGCGCACGGGCACCATCGTGGAGGTGGCGGCCAACGTCGGAGGGGTTGCCGGAACAGGCGGCACGGGCGCATCGGGCGCCAATGGAACGACGGCCGGAGCTGCCGGCAACGCCAGCGGCGCGACCGGGCAGACCATCCCGATGGTGGTCCGTACCAGCACGCCGAGCCTGGCGGTTCCGCAGGCCAGCCTCTTCAGCACCCGCCCCGATCCATCAAGCCACTTCTTGATCGAGACGGACCCGCGCTTTGCCAACTACCGAAATTGGCTCAGCAGCGACTATCTGCTGAACAGCCTTGGGCTCGATCCGAACAACATCCTCAAGCGCTTGGGCGATGGGTTCTACGAGCAGAAGCTCATTCGCGAGCAGGTGGCGCAACTCACGGGTTATCGCTATCTAGATGGCTTCAATGATGACGGTCAGCAGTACGCCGCGTTGATGAATTCAGGGGCGACCTTCGCGAAGCAGTATGGCCTTACACCAGGAATTGCGTTGAGCGCAACGCAGATGGCGCAGCTCACCAGCGACATCGTCTGGCTGGTGGAGCAGACGGTGACCTTGCCCAATGGGACGACGCAGCGAGTGCTGGTGCCGCAGCTCTATGTGCGCGTGCGGCCGGGGGATATCGACGGATCGGGCGCGATCTTGAGCGCGGATGCGACGGTGATCAAGAGTTCGGGCGATCTGGTCAACACAGGCACTATCGCCGGTCGAAGCTTGGTCAAGATCGATGCCGAGAACGTCAACAATCTGGCGGGGGGGCGGATCGCTGGGGGCAGTGTCGGTATCAACGCGCGCAACGACATCAACAACATCGGCGCGAGCATCACGGCGGACGATGCGGCGATTCTCACGGCGGGGCGTGACATCAACGTGCGCACGACGACGGCTTCCGGCGCTGCGGGCAACAGGAACATCGACCGTGTGGCGGGCGTGTATGTGAGCAATCCGGCCGGCGTACTCATCGCTTCCGCTGGACGTGATGTCAATCTGATCGGCGCCGCACTGATCAGCGGTGGTGCTGTTTCGGTCGGCGCGGCCCGCAACGTCAACCTGAGCACAGTGACTGAATCAAGCACTGCGTCGGCTCTCGGGCAGAACATTGCCGGCATCGCCAGTCAAAGCCGCGACGTCGGCTCGATCATTCAAGGTCAGGAGGATGTGCGCCTTGCCGCCGGCAATGACCTGAATATTCGTGCCAGCGCGGTCCAGAGCCTCAACGGCGCGTTGGTCGCCACAGCCAAGAACGACATCAACGTCACTTCGGGAGTGGCCACCTCCAACGTGGCGACTGCCACCGTGCATTCGTCGAGCACGCTCTTCACGAAGAAGAGTTCCAGCGCCTTCGACAGCAGCAACACGACCGATGTGCTGTCCAGCAGCCTGAGCGGCAAGAGCATGGCGCTGGTGGCCGGCAACGACATCAATCTCCAGGCCGCGCAACTGCGCTCCGACAATGCCATGAGCCTGGCGGCGGGTCACGACATCAATCTCACCACGGCCAACAAGACGGACCAGGAACTGCACGCCAGCCAGACCAAGAGCAGTGCCACCGGGCTTGGCAACGCCATCGGCATGTCCATGGGGCCGGACCAGCCGACCGGTGCCGCCATGATGGGAGCCAAGTCCGGCACCCAGGCCAGCGCCAGTTTCACCACCGAAGCCGTGGGCACCAGCATCTCCGCCGGTAGCTTGCAGACCGTCAGCGGCCGTGACACCACCTTGCAAGGGGCCACGGTCGTTGCGGACAACGACATCACGATGATCGCAGGGCGCAATCTCACTATCGAGAGTGCGCAGAACACCAGCGTCAGCAGCAGCTACAACGGCAGCAGCAAGAGCGGCATGGTCGGCACCTGGTACAACCCGGCCGTCGGCAACATCAAGGGCTCGCAAGCCAACGCTACCGCCACCACGACCCAGCAAGCCAGCCAGGTTGCCAGCCTCTCCGGCAACGTCTCCATGGTGGCCGGCGACACCTATCGCCAGACCGCCAGCAGCGTGATGGCGTCGGGACAGGCCGGGCCGCTGGCGGGCGGTGACGTCAACATCCTTGCGAAGAACGTCGTCATCAATGCGGCCGACAACACCTCGCTGTCGGTCACGCTGGACAAAAGCTCCAGCAGCATCCTGGGCGGCAGTGCGAACTTCGCTGGCGTCAGCACGAACAATGTTCAAGGGGCAGTCAATACCGTCAGAGCAATGGGGGATACCGGCGGCGATGGGCGTATGCAGGCCCTGGGTGCTCTCAATCTAGCCATGAGCGGCAAGCAGGCCTACAACGCCGCACAAGCCATTGGAGGTTCGGGCCAGTTGAGCTACGGCGTGAGTGTCAACGTCAGCCGCAACACCAGCCAGAGTACCAGCTTCACGAGCAGCACAGAGGCGGTGGGCTCTGGCATCGTGGGCGCCAACAACGTGAACATCGTGGCCACGGGCGGCGGCAAGGGCTCGAACATCGATGTCGTGGGTTCGACCATCGCGGCGGGCAACACGGTGAACATGGCGGCCGACAACAACGTGACCCTGGAAGCCAGCGCCAACACCAGCGTCACGACTGGCCAAAACTCCAGCCACGGCTCCAACGTGGGTGTCACCTTCGGCGGCGGCGCGCAGAACGGCTTCAGCATCCAGCTGGGCGTGAGCAACGGCAAGGGCAGCAACAACCAAAATGACGTCAGCTACAACGCCACCCAGGTCAGCGGCGGCAAGGCGGTCAACATCTCTTCGGGCGGTGACTTGACGCTCAAGGGCGCCACGGTCCAGGCCGACCGCGTCGCGGCCGATGTGGGTGGCAATCTGAACATCGAGAGCCTGCAAGACGTGAGCGTGGGCAAGTCCAGGCAAAGCAGCTCGGGCTTCAACGTGAGCCTGTGCATTCCGCCGATCTGCTATGGCATCGTCGCAACGGCCAGCGCCAGTGCGGCAGGTGCCAAGGCGGACGGCGTCTTCGTCAGTCCGGCCGTGCAGTCCGGCATCAAGGCCGGGGACGGTGGCTTCAATGTGAAGGTCGCGGGCAACACCGACCTGAAGGGGGCGGTCATCGAGAGCACGCAGGCGGCCATCGATGCGGGCAAGAACAGTTTCGCTACCGGTGGAACGCTCACCATGAGCGATCTGAAGAATGTGAGCCAGTCCAGCGGTGACAGCTACTCGGTCAGCGGAGGTATCGGCATCGGGTACACCACGGCGCCGACGGCCGGGACTGCGACGACACCGGCACAGGGCATGGGCGCCGCGTGGTCGGGGCCGAACAATGTGCCCAGCGGAAGCGCGGGTGTCGGCAGCTACAGCGGCAGCAACCAAAGCAGCGTCACGAAGTCCGGTATTTCAGGTATTGCGGGCGACCAGAGCGTGAGGACCGGTGACAACAGCAGCGCTGGCACTTTGGTCAAGGACTGGAACACCAAGGAAATTATCAAGAACGTCCAAGCGCAGAGCTATTTGACTGAGCAATTCAATGGTTCGGCAGCGAAGGCAGTCGGTGAGTTTGCCAACGGTGAAACGCGCAAGTACGAGGATGCGAGTCGCTTGGCAGACGCTGCAGAGAGAGTGTTAGGCGACCCCAATTTGACGCCGGAACAGCGACGGCAAGCAGAGGACGCGCGTGATGACGCTTTCCGCGTTATGGCCCGCGAACAGACCACCTATGACCAGTGGAAGGAGGGAGGTCTTGGCCGAGTGGCCGCACACATGATCGTCGGCGCGCTGGGCGGCGGCGCGAATGGCGCATTGGGCGCATCGAGCGCGGCACTGGCAGCGCCATTGATAGACGAGTTCACGGCGAGCCTACCAGATGGAGTGAAGAATGCAGTTGGTGCGGCAATCGCTGCTGGAATCGGGGCGGCTGCTGGTGGGAGGGCTGGGGCGGTAGCGGGGTACAGCGAGGATGCGAATAACAGGCAGCTCGCACAAGCTGAGCGAGATTGGCTTGCTGCAAACAGAATGCGCGTGGCGAACGAAGCGAGAGCAAGAGCTCCCGGCGCTTTTGCATTACTCAGTGATGAGCAAATAGCGGGCCTTGTAGATAAATTTGCACTTTTGAATCTTGATGACGCCACCACCCAAATGCTTGTTCAGCAATATGGGAAAACCGCAATCGCGGCAATGGGGGCTATTCGAGTTTCACTTCTTTCTGATACGCAAGGGATGGTGATTACTGATAAAAATGGCATCACGTTGCAAATGTTCACCAATACGGCTGTGACTCGGGGGGGGCTCACGCCTCAACCAAATTATTACTACGATTCCAGCATGTATAGTGAATCGCTGCCGACAACAGCGAGCGCCATTGCTGAATTTGTTAGTCGATATGGATATCCGCCGCCGCTTAATAAAAATCAAATTGCTGCACTTGATGACGATGCCAAGTCCGCTTTGGGGGTTGCTGCTGGCAACCAGTTGCTGGCATCGTCTGGAAATATTGCAATTACAATTCTTAATATTGTCGAGATTTTTGGAGGGTCCGGAATAGGAAAGGGATTGAATCTTAATGGGGTTCCAATTGGGCGTGGTGAACCTGCCGTTGCACCGATCGATCCTGTGAAAATAATAAATGAGTCTTTGGGGAAAACGCCAAGCATACTTGGGGCAGACGTGCCACCAGCAGGCACGACATTGAATCAAGGTGCGAGAATTGCTTTGTATTACAAATCTCTTGAGGGCGCTCCAGCAGCTACCAATGCTAAAGAGGCTTTTAATTTAATTGCAAACACACTAAATGCAGTTGAAAATGCATATAGCGGTGTTCCAGCGGAGGCAAATCCGGGGCTGGCGTACAAGGGGAGAATGTATCCCCCCAGACCAGATTACACGACTACTAATCCCGATGGAAGTCTGACTGCCACCACAAAAGGTAATAAAATTGATATGGCCGTAGATGGCACAATTACCATCTACAAATTAAATGCCGATAGAACGGTGGGCCCCGTTGTTCTTGTGAAGCCAGGTGCGAAGTAA